A genome region from Triticum aestivum cultivar Chinese Spring chromosome 2B, IWGSC CS RefSeq v2.1, whole genome shotgun sequence includes the following:
- the LOC123047107 gene encoding oryzain alpha chain, with the protein MRSSMALLAAAAALLLLVSLAAAADMSIVSYGERSEEEVRRMYAEWMSEHRRTYNAIGEEERRFEVFRDNLRYIDQHNAAADAGLHSFRLGLNRFADLTNEEYRSTYLGARTKPDRERKLSARYQADDNEELPETVDWRKKGAVAAIKDQGGCGSCWAFSAIAAVEGINQIVTGDMIPLSEQELVDCDTSYNEGCNGGLMDYAFEFIINNGGIDSEEDYPYKERDNRCDANKKNAKVVTIDGYEDVPVNSEKSLQKAVANQPISVAIEAGGRAFQLYKSGIFTGTCGTALDHGVAAVGYGTENGKDYWLVRNSWGTVWGEDGYIRMERNIKASSGKCGIAVEPSYPTKTGENPPNPGPTPPSPAPPSSVCDSYNECPASTTCCCIYEYGKECFAWGCCPLEGATCCDDHYSCCPHNYPICNTQQGTCLAAKDSPLSVKAQRRTLAKPIGAFSGIATDGKKSSA; encoded by the exons ATGAGGAGCTCCATGGCTCTgctggcggccgcggcggcgctgctgctgctggtgtcgctggcggcggcggcggacatgtcgaTCGTGTCGTACGGGGAGCGGAGCGAGGAGGAGGTGCGGCGGATGTACGCCGAGTGGATGTCCGAGCACCGCAGGACGTACAACGCCATCGGCGAGGAGGAGCGCCGCTTCGAGGTGTTCCGGGACAACCTCCGCTACATCGACCAGCAcaacgccgccgccgacgccgggcTCCACTCCTTCCGCCTCGGCCTCAACCGCTTCGCCGACCTCACCAACGAGGAGTACCGCAGCACCTACCTCGGCGCCCGGACCAAGCCGGACCGGGAGCGGAAGCTCAGCGCCAGGTACCAGGCCGACGACAACGAGGAGCTGCCGGAGACCGTCGactggaggaagaagggggccgtTGCTGCCATCAAGGACCAGGGCGGCTGTG GAAGCTGCTGGGCTTTCTCAGCAATAGCAGCTGTTGAAGGCATCAACCAGATTGTTACAGGCGACATGATCCCTCTGTCCGAGCAAGAGCTTGTTGACTGTGACACTTCATACAACGAGGGATGCAATGGAGGTCTGATGGACTATGCGTTTGAGTTCATCATTAACAATGGTGGTATCGACTCTGAGGAGGACTACCCCTACAAGGAGAGGGACAACCGTTGCGATGCTAACAAG AAAAATGCGAAGGTTGTTACCATTGATGGGTACGAGGATGTGCCCGTGAACAGTGAGAAGAGTCTGCAGAAGGCAGTTGCAAACCAGCCCATCAGTGTTGCGATTGAGGCTGGTGGCAGGGCATTCCAGCTCTACAAATCG GGTATCTTCACCGGAACCTGTGGAACAGCACTTGACCATGGTGTCGCCGCCGTTGGTTATGGTACAGAGAACGGCAAGGACTACTGGCTCGTCAGGAACTCCTGGGGTACCGTCTGGGGAGAGGATGGTTACATCCGGATGGAGCGTAACATCAAGGCATCCAGTGGCAAATGTGGTATTGCCGTCGAGCCTTCCTACCCGACGAAGACGGGCGAGAACCCTCCTAACCCCGGCCCAACCCCGCCGTCTCCCGCCCCACCGTCTTCGGTCTGTGACAGCTACAACGAGTGCCCCGCCAGCACGACCTGCTGCTGCATCTACGAGTACGGCAAGGAGTGCTTCGCCTGGGGCTGTTGCCCACTTGAGGGTGCTACCTGCTGCGATGATCACTACAGCTGCTGCCCTCATAACTATCCCATCTGCAACACCCAGCAGGGAACCTGCCTCGCG GCCAAGGACAGCCCACTGTCAGTGAAGGCTCAGAGGCGTACCCTGGCCAAGCCTATCGGTGCTTTCTCTGGCATTGCAACTGACGGCAAGAAGAGCAGCGCGTAA